One stretch of Streptomyces sp. MMBL 11-1 DNA includes these proteins:
- a CDS encoding DUF2470 domain-containing protein, producing the protein MPSAAERTRTLVQSTCSALLVVPGLDPARAEPLIPESRSMGPEGDLFLAFPADSPAVRAATHAQGDELAAVLEITDVAPVSVPHRIRGRAWVSGWLTSVPGLAGPGRMMLRLEFGEAYVDDLWGAEEIEPEDFRDAAPDPLVLHEPELLQHLHSAHDEQMRTLCGLLGERTTRTRSSHPLRAVPVALDRFGLRVRFVEDRGSCFDARFEFPEPVRDVTELRRAMRTLFEAAAS; encoded by the coding sequence ATGCCGTCAGCAGCCGAGCGCACACGAACTCTCGTACAGAGTACCTGCTCCGCACTGCTCGTCGTACCGGGGCTCGATCCGGCCCGCGCCGAGCCCCTGATCCCGGAGAGCAGGAGCATGGGCCCCGAGGGCGACCTGTTCCTCGCGTTCCCCGCGGATTCCCCGGCTGTTCGGGCCGCGACGCACGCGCAGGGCGACGAGCTGGCCGCCGTGCTGGAGATCACGGACGTCGCCCCGGTCTCCGTACCGCACCGGATCCGCGGCCGCGCGTGGGTCTCCGGCTGGCTCACCTCCGTGCCCGGCCTGGCCGGGCCCGGCCGGATGATGCTGCGCCTGGAGTTCGGCGAGGCGTACGTGGACGACCTCTGGGGCGCCGAGGAGATCGAGCCGGAGGACTTCCGGGACGCCGCCCCGGACCCGCTGGTCCTCCACGAGCCGGAGCTGCTCCAGCACCTGCACTCCGCCCACGACGAACAGATGCGCACCCTGTGCGGTCTGCTGGGCGAACGCACCACCCGCACCCGCTCCTCCCACCCGCTCCGGGCCGTACCGGTCGCCCTGGACCGCTTCGGGCTGCGGGTCCGCTTCGTCGAGGACCGGGGTTCCTGCTTCGACGCCCGCTTCGAGTTCCCGGAACCGGTCCGCGACGTCACCGAGCTGCGCCGCGCCATGCGCACACTCTTCGAGGCGGCCGCCTCCTGA
- a CDS encoding TetR/AcrR family transcriptional regulator, protein MNGSLIPLGRPRPERADAVRNRELLLATVREMLADEGACGVTMDALAERAGLGKGTVFRRFGTRAGIFRALLDADDRAFQEQVLHGPPPLGPGAPALDRMVAYGQARIAFLLDHHSVARAALDRNQPVPAGAASITRVHLRVLLGQAEVDLPDLDSLAVQLTGALEGPLLLFLAMPETDEPLSSTEGRQLAESWSVLVHRLLSAPSDHESG, encoded by the coding sequence GTGAACGGATCCCTCATCCCGCTGGGCCGGCCCCGTCCCGAACGCGCCGACGCCGTGCGCAACCGCGAGCTGCTCCTCGCGACCGTCCGGGAGATGCTGGCCGACGAGGGCGCCTGCGGCGTCACGATGGACGCCCTCGCCGAACGCGCCGGCCTGGGCAAGGGCACCGTCTTCCGGCGCTTCGGCACCCGCGCCGGCATCTTCCGCGCCCTGCTCGACGCCGACGACCGCGCCTTCCAGGAACAGGTGCTCCACGGCCCGCCCCCCCTGGGCCCGGGCGCGCCCGCGCTCGACCGCATGGTCGCCTACGGGCAGGCCCGGATCGCCTTCCTGCTGGACCATCACAGCGTCGCCCGCGCCGCCCTCGACCGGAACCAGCCCGTCCCCGCCGGCGCGGCGTCGATCACACGTGTGCACCTGCGCGTCCTGCTGGGGCAGGCCGAGGTCGATCTCCCCGACCTGGACAGCCTGGCCGTCCAGCTGACCGGCGCCCTCGAAGGCCCGCTGCTGCTGTTCCTGGCCATGCCCGAGACCGACGAGCCCCTCTCCTCGACCGAAGGCCGACAGCTGGCCGAGAGCTGGAGCGTCCTCGTCCACCGCCTGCTGAGCGCCCCGTCCGACCACGAGAGCGGCTGA
- a CDS encoding FMN-dependent NADH-azoreductase — protein MNLFRLDASIFPTTSASAELASLVEAEWTAAHPGATVTRRHIATDPLPSDAWALATTAGFTPEADRSPAQRDAAALAATLVEELRNADAVLLAVPFYNFGVSQHFKAWVDLVIAGAGPTDPVLKGKPTTLITTIGGGYGPGAPREGWDHSTSYLERIVRDVWQADLTLVKRELTLAATTPAMEQLRDLADQHHTAAKEQAREAGLTMAGN, from the coding sequence ATGAACCTGTTCCGTCTGGACGCGAGCATCTTTCCGACCACTTCGGCCAGCGCCGAACTGGCCTCCCTGGTCGAGGCCGAGTGGACTGCCGCACACCCCGGCGCCACCGTGACGCGACGGCATATCGCCACGGATCCCCTCCCCTCCGATGCCTGGGCCCTGGCGACCACGGCCGGCTTCACCCCCGAGGCGGACCGGAGCCCTGCCCAGCGCGACGCGGCGGCCCTCGCGGCGACGCTCGTGGAGGAGCTGCGCAACGCGGACGCGGTCCTTCTCGCGGTGCCGTTCTACAACTTCGGGGTCTCCCAGCACTTCAAGGCCTGGGTCGACCTCGTGATCGCCGGAGCGGGCCCCACCGACCCGGTGCTCAAGGGCAAGCCCACCACCCTGATCACCACCATCGGCGGCGGCTACGGCCCGGGCGCGCCGCGCGAAGGATGGGACCACTCCACCTCATACCTGGAGCGCATCGTCCGCGACGTGTGGCAGGCCGACCTCACCCTGGTCAAGCGCGAGCTGACCCTGGCTGCCACCACACCGGCCATGGAGCAGCTGCGGGACCTCGCGGACCAGCACCACACCGCCGCCAAGGAGCAGGCGCGCGAGGCCGGACTCACCATGGCCGGCAACTGA
- a CDS encoding replication-associated recombination protein A: protein MEPDLFTAAAEDRQEKDPSSSPLAVRMRPRVLDEVVGQQHLLKPGSPLRRLVEGSGGPAGASSVILWGPPGTGKTTLAYVVSKATNKRFVELSAITAGVKEVRAVIESARRATGGFGKETVLFLDEIHRFSKAQQDSLLPAVENRWVTLIAATTENPYFSIISPLLSRSLLLTLESLTDGDLRDLLRRALTDERGLGGAVTLPEDAEAHLLRIAGGDARRSLTALEAAAGAAIATGEAEITLETLEATVDRAAVKYDRDGDQHYDVASALIKSIRGSDVDAALHYLARMIEAGEDPRFIARRLMISASEDIGLADPTALPTAVAAAQAVAMIGFPEAALTLSHATIALALAPKSNAATLAISAAREDVRKGLAGPVPAHLRDGHYQGAAKLGHAQGYVYPHDVQGGIAAQQYAPDAVRDRRYYTPTRYGAEARYADVVERVRERLGRSGESADAP from the coding sequence GTGGAGCCCGACCTCTTTACCGCAGCCGCCGAAGACCGCCAGGAGAAGGACCCGTCCAGCAGCCCCCTCGCTGTCCGGATGCGTCCCCGCGTCCTCGACGAGGTCGTCGGCCAGCAGCACCTGCTGAAGCCGGGCTCGCCGCTGCGCCGCCTCGTCGAGGGGAGCGGCGGTCCGGCCGGCGCGTCCTCGGTCATCCTGTGGGGCCCGCCCGGCACCGGCAAGACGACCCTGGCGTACGTGGTCAGCAAGGCGACCAACAAGCGCTTCGTCGAGCTCTCCGCGATCACCGCGGGCGTCAAGGAGGTCCGGGCCGTCATCGAGAGCGCGCGCCGCGCCACCGGCGGCTTCGGCAAGGAGACCGTCCTCTTCCTGGACGAGATCCACCGCTTCTCCAAGGCCCAGCAGGACTCCCTGCTCCCCGCCGTGGAGAACCGCTGGGTGACTCTCATCGCCGCCACCACGGAGAATCCGTACTTCTCGATCATCTCCCCGCTGCTGTCGCGGTCCCTGCTGCTCACCCTGGAATCGCTGACCGACGGCGACCTGCGTGATCTGCTGCGGCGGGCGCTGACCGACGAGCGGGGGCTCGGCGGGGCGGTCACCCTGCCCGAGGACGCCGAGGCGCATCTGCTGCGGATCGCGGGCGGCGACGCGCGCCGGTCCCTGACGGCGTTGGAGGCCGCGGCGGGCGCGGCCATCGCCACGGGCGAGGCGGAGATCACCCTGGAGACGCTGGAGGCGACCGTCGACCGTGCCGCCGTGAAGTACGACCGTGACGGCGACCAGCACTACGACGTGGCCAGCGCGCTCATCAAGTCGATCCGCGGCTCCGACGTGGACGCCGCTCTGCACTACCTGGCCCGCATGATCGAGGCGGGGGAGGACCCGCGGTTCATCGCCCGGCGGCTGATGATCTCGGCCAGCGAGGACATCGGCCTGGCCGATCCCACCGCGTTGCCGACGGCCGTGGCCGCCGCCCAGGCGGTGGCGATGATCGGATTCCCGGAGGCGGCGCTCACCCTCAGCCACGCCACCATCGCACTGGCGCTCGCCCCCAAGTCCAACGCGGCGACCCTGGCGATCTCCGCCGCGCGGGAGGACGTGCGCAAGGGGCTCGCGGGGCCCGTCCCGGCCCATCTGCGCGACGGCCACTACCAGGGCGCCGCCAAGCTCGGCCACGCCCAGGGGTACGTCTATCCGCACGACGTGCAGGGCGGCATCGCCGCCCAGCAGTACGCCCCGGACGCGGTGCGCGACCGGCGGTACTACACCCCGACCCGCTACGGCGCCGAGGCGCGGTACGCGGACGTCGTCGAGCGCGTCCGCGAGCGCCTGGGCCGTTCCGGCGAGAGCGCGGACGCTCCCTAG
- a CDS encoding vitamin K epoxide reductase family protein produces the protein MTTAAVDHDLSSDQDEGGRKRAFGAGRGLALLLVITGAAGLLAAWVITLDKFKLLEDPSFTPGCSLNPVVACGNIMKSEQASVFGFPNPMLGLVTYGMVIAIGMGLLAGARFRSWFWLGLNAGTLFGVGFCTWLQYQSLYNINSLCLWCCLAWVATIVMFCYVTTHNVKHRILPAPAWLRGGLTEFPWVLPVMWIGIIGMLILTRWWDFWTS, from the coding sequence ATGACGACTGCAGCGGTAGACCACGATCTCTCCTCCGATCAGGACGAGGGCGGCCGCAAGCGCGCCTTCGGGGCCGGGCGCGGTCTCGCACTGCTCCTGGTGATCACCGGCGCGGCCGGACTACTGGCCGCCTGGGTCATCACCCTCGACAAGTTCAAGCTGCTGGAGGACCCCTCCTTCACCCCCGGGTGCAGCCTCAACCCCGTCGTCGCGTGCGGCAACATCATGAAGAGCGAGCAGGCCTCAGTGTTCGGGTTCCCCAACCCGATGCTGGGCCTCGTCACGTACGGCATGGTCATCGCCATCGGGATGGGCCTGCTCGCCGGGGCGCGCTTCCGCAGCTGGTTCTGGCTCGGGCTGAACGCCGGGACGCTGTTCGGCGTCGGCTTCTGCACCTGGCTCCAGTACCAGTCGCTGTACAACATCAACTCGCTCTGCCTGTGGTGCTGCCTGGCCTGGGTCGCCACCATCGTCATGTTCTGCTACGTGACCACGCACAACGTCAAGCACCGCATCCTCCCGGCCCCGGCCTGGCTGCGCGGCGGGCTCACCGAGTTCCCCTGGGTGCTTCCGGTGATGTGGATCGGGATCATCGGCATGCTGATCCTGACCCGCTGGTGGGACTTCTGGACCAGCTGA
- the hisS gene encoding histidine--tRNA ligase, which yields MSTFQAPKGTYDLTPPDSAKFLAVREAIAAPLRDSGYGYIETPGFEDVELFARGVGESTDIVTKEMYTLTTKGGSQLALRPEGTASVLRAALEANLHKAGNLPVKLWYSGSYYRYERPQKGRYRHFSQVGAEAIGTEDPVLDAELIILADQAYRSLGLRQFRILLNSLGDKECRPVYREALQTFLRDLDLDDETRRRVEINPLRVLDDKRADVQKQLTDAPKLRDHLCDACRAYHEEVRALLTTAGVPFEDDEKLVRGLDYYTRTTFEFVHDGLGSQSAVGGGGRYDGLSEMIGGPALPSVGWALGVDRTVLALEAEGVELDLPVTTSVYAVPLGEEARRVLFGVVTELRRAGIAADFAFGGRGLKGAMKSANRSGARYTLVAGERDLAEGVAQLKDMESGEQGPVPLAEVAAELTKRLG from the coding sequence GTGAGCACCTTTCAGGCCCCCAAGGGCACGTACGACCTGACCCCGCCGGACTCCGCGAAGTTCCTGGCGGTGCGCGAGGCCATCGCGGCCCCGCTGCGCGACTCGGGGTACGGCTACATCGAGACGCCCGGCTTCGAGGACGTCGAACTCTTCGCACGCGGTGTCGGTGAGTCCACCGACATCGTCACCAAGGAGATGTACACCCTCACCACCAAGGGCGGCTCCCAGCTGGCCCTGCGCCCCGAGGGCACCGCATCCGTGCTGCGGGCGGCCCTGGAAGCCAACCTCCACAAGGCGGGCAACCTCCCCGTCAAGCTCTGGTACTCCGGCTCGTACTACCGCTACGAGCGCCCGCAGAAGGGCCGCTACCGTCACTTCTCGCAGGTCGGCGCCGAGGCCATCGGCACCGAGGACCCGGTCCTGGACGCCGAGCTGATCATCCTCGCCGACCAGGCGTACCGCTCGCTGGGCCTGCGCCAGTTCCGGATCCTGCTGAACTCGCTGGGCGACAAGGAGTGCCGCCCGGTCTACCGCGAGGCGCTCCAGACCTTCCTGCGGGACCTGGACCTCGATGACGAGACCCGCCGCCGCGTCGAGATCAACCCGCTGCGCGTCCTGGACGACAAGCGGGCCGACGTGCAGAAGCAGCTCACCGACGCCCCGAAGCTCCGCGACCACCTCTGCGACGCCTGCAGGGCGTACCACGAGGAGGTCCGGGCGCTGCTCACGACGGCCGGCGTGCCGTTCGAGGACGACGAGAAGCTGGTCCGCGGCCTCGACTACTACACCCGCACGACCTTCGAGTTCGTCCACGACGGTCTCGGCTCGCAGTCCGCGGTGGGCGGCGGCGGACGCTACGACGGGCTGTCCGAGATGATCGGAGGCCCCGCGCTGCCGTCCGTCGGCTGGGCGCTCGGCGTGGACCGTACGGTCCTCGCGCTGGAGGCCGAGGGCGTCGAGCTCGACCTGCCCGTCACCACCAGCGTGTACGCGGTCCCGCTCGGCGAGGAGGCCCGCCGGGTGTTGTTCGGCGTCGTCACCGAGCTGCGCCGCGCGGGGATCGCCGCCGACTTCGCGTTCGGCGGCCGGGGCCTGAAGGGCGCGATGAAGAGCGCCAACCGCTCGGGCGCGCGCTACACCCTGGTCGCGGGCGAGCGCGACCTCGCCGAGGGCGTCGCCCAGCTCAAGGACATGGAGTCCGGCGAGCAGGGCCCGGTGCCGCTGGCCGAGGTCGCGGCGGAGCTGACGAAGCGCCTCGGCTGA
- a CDS encoding MBL fold metallo-hydrolase — protein MLIAGFPAGAWGTNCYLVAPAAGEECVIIDPGHQAAQGVEETLKKHRLKPVAVVLTHGHIDHVASVVPVCGAHDVPAWIHPEDRYMMSDPEKALGRSIGMPLMGELTVGEPDDVKELTDGSKLALAGLEFGVSHAPGHTKGSVTFGMPEAADIPPVFFSGDLLFAGSVGRTDLPGGDHAELLESLARVCLPLDDSTVVLSGHGPQTTIGRERASNPYLNGLDAAPRRGM, from the coding sequence GTGCTCATTGCCGGGTTCCCCGCCGGGGCCTGGGGGACCAATTGCTATCTGGTCGCCCCCGCCGCCGGTGAGGAGTGCGTGATCATCGACCCGGGCCACCAGGCCGCCCAGGGCGTCGAGGAAACGCTGAAGAAGCATCGGCTCAAGCCCGTCGCCGTCGTCCTCACCCACGGCCATATCGACCATGTCGCCTCGGTCGTCCCCGTCTGCGGCGCCCATGACGTCCCCGCCTGGATCCACCCCGAGGACCGCTACATGATGAGCGACCCGGAGAAGGCGCTCGGCCGCTCGATCGGGATGCCGCTCATGGGCGAGCTGACCGTGGGGGAGCCGGACGACGTCAAGGAGCTGACGGACGGCTCGAAGCTGGCCCTGGCCGGTCTGGAGTTCGGCGTCTCGCACGCGCCCGGCCATACCAAGGGGTCGGTGACGTTCGGGATGCCCGAGGCCGCGGACATTCCGCCGGTCTTCTTCTCGGGCGACCTGCTCTTCGCCGGCTCCGTCGGACGCACCGACCTGCCCGGCGGCGACCACGCCGAGCTGCTCGAGTCGCTGGCCCGCGTGTGCCTGCCGCTCGACGACTCGACCGTGGTGCTGTCCGGCCATGGACCCCAGACGACCATCGGCCGCGAGCGCGCCTCCAACCCGTATCTGAACGGTCTGGACGCGGCGCCGCGCCGAGGAATGTAG
- a CDS encoding peptidylprolyl isomerase — MSSSEQRRRQLAREKFERQQKRREEARRRTRRVTAIVAASVAVVAVVGVSAFVVAGKDDDKDKKNEAAASQSPTPEPSESESKAPTPPMKIDKKATYTMSLKTSQGDIAFSMDAAKTPETVNSFKALADKNYFDDTKCHRLTTQGIFVLQCGDPKGDGTGGPGYNIPDENLDALGKAGADGTVVYPPGTVAMANTGQPGSGGSQFFLVYKETKLPPTYTPFGTMDDASLKAVQKVGEAGVEGGAGDGAPKKAVSIEKASVEKG, encoded by the coding sequence GTGTCCAGCAGCGAACAGCGGCGGCGGCAGCTCGCCCGGGAAAAGTTCGAGCGCCAGCAGAAGCGCCGGGAGGAGGCCCGCCGCAGGACGAGGCGTGTCACCGCGATCGTCGCGGCCTCGGTGGCCGTGGTCGCCGTCGTGGGCGTGAGCGCGTTCGTCGTGGCGGGCAAGGACGACGACAAGGACAAGAAGAACGAGGCCGCGGCGAGCCAGAGCCCCACCCCGGAGCCCTCGGAGAGCGAGAGCAAGGCTCCCACGCCGCCGATGAAGATCGACAAGAAGGCGACGTACACGATGTCGCTCAAGACGAGCCAGGGCGACATCGCGTTCTCGATGGACGCGGCGAAGACTCCGGAGACGGTGAACTCCTTCAAGGCGCTCGCCGACAAGAACTACTTCGACGACACCAAGTGCCACCGGCTGACCACGCAGGGCATCTTCGTGCTCCAGTGCGGCGACCCCAAGGGCGACGGCACGGGCGGCCCGGGCTACAACATCCCGGACGAGAACCTGGACGCGCTCGGCAAGGCGGGCGCCGACGGCACGGTCGTCTACCCGCCGGGCACGGTGGCGATGGCCAATACCGGTCAGCCCGGCTCCGGGGGCAGCCAGTTCTTCCTGGTCTACAAGGAGACGAAGCTCCCGCCCACCTACACCCCGTTCGGCACGATGGACGACGCCTCGCTGAAGGCCGTCCAGAAGGTCGGCGAGGCCGGTGTCGAGGGCGGTGCGGGCGATGGCGCCCCGAAGAAGGCCGTGTCGATCGAGAAGGCCTCGGTCGAGAAGGGCTGA
- a CDS encoding DUF349 domain-containing protein, whose protein sequence is MSSDPWGRVDETGTVYVRTAEGEQVVGSWQAGSPEEALAYFERKYDGMVVEIGLLERRVKTTDLSAKDATTAIGHLRQQVDEHHAVGDLDALRKRLDALVATVEERREERKALKAKQTDEAKQAKEALVAEAEELARSEQWRSAGERLRALVDTWKGLPRLDRKSDDELWHRFSHARSAFSKRRKAHFAALDAQREDARKAKEKLVTEAEALSGSTDWVTTAARYRDLMTEWKAAGRAQRESEDDLWNRFRGAQDVFFAARSEVFAERDAEQGENLKLKEELAAEAEKLVPVKDLKAARAAFRSINERWEAIGHVPRDARPKVEGRMQAVERELQQSEESEWRRTNPEARARAAGLTGQLQAAVDKLRGQIDTARAAGNNARADKLAKELEGRQALLDQALKGLEEFGG, encoded by the coding sequence GTGAGCAGCGACCCGTGGGGCCGCGTCGATGAGACGGGCACCGTGTACGTGCGTACAGCCGAGGGCGAGCAGGTCGTCGGATCGTGGCAGGCCGGTTCCCCCGAGGAGGCTCTGGCCTATTTCGAGCGCAAGTACGACGGCATGGTGGTCGAGATCGGCCTCCTCGAACGGCGGGTGAAGACCACCGACCTGTCGGCGAAGGACGCGACGACGGCCATCGGCCATCTGCGGCAGCAGGTCGACGAGCACCATGCGGTGGGCGACCTCGACGCACTGCGCAAGCGGCTGGACGCGCTCGTCGCGACGGTCGAGGAGCGGCGCGAGGAGCGCAAGGCGCTCAAGGCCAAGCAGACCGACGAGGCCAAGCAGGCCAAGGAGGCGCTGGTCGCCGAGGCGGAGGAGCTGGCGCGGAGCGAGCAGTGGCGCTCGGCCGGCGAGCGGCTGCGGGCGCTGGTGGACACCTGGAAGGGTCTGCCCCGCCTCGACCGCAAGTCGGACGACGAGCTGTGGCATCGCTTCTCGCACGCCCGCTCGGCGTTCTCCAAGCGGCGCAAGGCCCACTTCGCCGCGCTGGACGCCCAGCGCGAGGACGCCCGCAAGGCCAAGGAGAAGCTGGTCACCGAGGCCGAGGCGCTGTCCGGCTCCACGGACTGGGTGACCACGGCCGCGCGCTACCGCGACCTGATGACCGAGTGGAAGGCGGCGGGCCGCGCCCAGCGCGAGTCCGAGGACGACCTGTGGAACCGCTTCCGCGGCGCCCAGGACGTCTTCTTCGCCGCCCGCAGCGAGGTCTTCGCGGAGCGGGACGCCGAGCAGGGCGAGAACCTCAAGCTGAAGGAGGAGCTTGCCGCGGAGGCCGAGAAGCTGGTGCCGGTGAAGGACCTCAAGGCGGCCCGGGCCGCGTTCCGGTCCATCAACGAGCGCTGGGAGGCCATCGGCCACGTACCGCGTGACGCCCGCCCGAAGGTCGAGGGCCGGATGCAGGCGGTGGAGCGGGAGCTGCAGCAGTCCGAGGAGTCGGAGTGGCGCCGGACGAACCCGGAGGCGCGGGCCCGCGCCGCGGGTCTGACCGGTCAGCTCCAGGCCGCCGTGGACAAGCTGCGCGGCCAGATCGACACCGCGCGCGCCGCCGGCAACAACGCCCGTGCGGACAAGCTGGCCAAGGAGCTGGAGGGCCGTCAGGCGCTGCTGGACCAGGCGCTCAAGGGCCTGGAGGAGTTCGGCGGCTGA
- a CDS encoding RelA/SpoT family protein, whose amino-acid sequence MPDEAQSAAAPQPDKPVAAPATPRKAAPSNASEPAPAEPAADAARPPAAAKPAPPTKPASPEAPPNPAGTTGPAQPPPRKPAAAAPKPPPPGPPAKAGATTGSASRTGGSSNRVRARLARLGVQRSSPYNPVLEPLLRTVRGNDPKIETATLRQIEKAYQVAERWHRGQKRKSGDPYITHPLAVTTILAELGMDPATLMAGLLHDTVEDTEYGLDTLRRDFGDQVALLVDGVTKLDKVKFGEAAQAETVRKMVVAMAKDPRVLVIKLADRLHNMRTMRYLKREKQEKKARETLEIYAPLAHRLGMNTIKWELEDLAFAILYPKMYDEIVRLVAERAPKRDEYLAIVTDEVQADLRAARIKATVTGRPKHYYSVYQKMIVRGRDFAEIYDLVGIRVLVDTVRDCYAALGTVHARWNPVPGRFKDYIAMPKFNMYQSLHTTVIGPSGKPVELQIRTFDMHRRAEYGIAAHWKYKQEPSAGASKVRTDVPKSTGRGQDTVNDMAWLRQLLDWQKETEDPSEFLESLRFDLSRNEVFVFTPKGDVIALPAGATPVDFAYAVHTEVGHRTIGARVNGRLVPLESTLDNGDLVEVFTSKAAGAGPSRDWLGFVKSPRARNKIRAWFSKERRDEAIEQGKDAIARAMRKQNLPIQRILTGDSLVTLAHEMRYPDISSLYAAIGEGHVAAAGVVQKLVQALGGHDEANEDLAESTPPSHGGRGKRRANADPGVVVKGVEDVWVKLARCCTPVPGDPIIGFVTRGSGVSVHRADCVNVDSLSQQPERILEVEWAPTQSSVFLVAIQVEALDRSRLLSDVTRILSDQHVNILSAAVQTSRDRVATSRFTFEMGDPKHLGHVLKAVRGVEGVYDVYRVTSARRP is encoded by the coding sequence TTGCCAGACGAGGCCCAGTCAGCCGCCGCCCCGCAGCCCGACAAGCCCGTGGCGGCCCCCGCCACGCCGCGGAAGGCCGCGCCCTCGAACGCGTCGGAGCCCGCGCCCGCCGAGCCCGCCGCCGACGCCGCGCGCCCCCCGGCCGCCGCGAAGCCCGCTCCTCCCACGAAGCCCGCGAGCCCCGAGGCGCCGCCGAATCCGGCCGGAACGACGGGCCCGGCGCAGCCGCCGCCGAGGAAGCCGGCCGCCGCCGCGCCCAAGCCGCCGCCCCCCGGGCCCCCCGCGAAGGCCGGAGCCACCACCGGGTCCGCCTCCCGAACCGGCGGATCCTCCAACCGCGTGCGGGCCCGCCTCGCCCGACTGGGTGTCCAGCGCTCCAGCCCGTACAACCCGGTCCTGGAACCCCTCCTGCGTACGGTCCGGGGCAACGACCCCAAGATCGAGACGGCCACGCTCCGCCAGATCGAGAAGGCCTACCAGGTCGCCGAGCGCTGGCACCGGGGTCAGAAGCGCAAGAGCGGCGACCCTTACATCACCCACCCGCTGGCCGTCACCACGATCCTCGCCGAGTTGGGCATGGACCCGGCGACGCTGATGGCGGGCCTGCTGCACGACACCGTCGAGGACACCGAGTACGGCCTGGACACCCTGCGGCGCGACTTCGGCGACCAGGTCGCCCTGCTCGTCGACGGCGTCACCAAGCTCGACAAGGTCAAGTTCGGCGAGGCCGCGCAGGCCGAGACCGTACGCAAGATGGTCGTCGCGATGGCCAAGGACCCCCGGGTCCTGGTCATCAAGCTCGCCGACCGCCTGCACAACATGCGCACCATGCGCTACCTCAAGCGGGAGAAGCAGGAGAAGAAGGCCCGCGAGACGCTGGAGATCTACGCCCCGCTGGCGCACCGGCTGGGCATGAACACCATCAAGTGGGAGCTGGAGGACCTCGCCTTCGCGATCCTCTACCCCAAGATGTACGACGAGATCGTCCGGCTCGTCGCCGAACGCGCCCCCAAGCGCGACGAATACCTCGCCATAGTGACCGACGAGGTCCAGGCCGACCTGCGCGCCGCCCGCATCAAGGCCACCGTCACCGGCCGCCCCAAGCACTACTACAGCGTCTACCAGAAGATGATCGTGCGAGGCCGCGACTTCGCCGAGATCTACGACCTGGTGGGCATCCGGGTCCTCGTCGACACGGTCCGCGACTGCTACGCGGCACTCGGCACCGTCCACGCCCGGTGGAACCCGGTGCCCGGGCGGTTCAAGGACTACATCGCGATGCCCAAGTTCAACATGTACCAGTCACTGCACACCACGGTGATCGGTCCCAGCGGCAAGCCCGTCGAGCTCCAGATCCGCACCTTCGACATGCACCGCCGCGCCGAGTACGGCATCGCCGCCCACTGGAAGTACAAGCAGGAGCCCTCCGCCGGCGCCTCCAAGGTGCGTACCGACGTACCCAAGAGCACCGGGCGCGGGCAGGACACCGTCAACGACATGGCGTGGCTGCGCCAGCTCCTGGACTGGCAGAAGGAGACCGAGGACCCCAGCGAGTTCCTGGAGTCCCTGCGCTTCGACCTCTCGCGCAACGAGGTCTTCGTCTTCACGCCGAAGGGCGACGTGATAGCGCTGCCCGCCGGCGCGACCCCCGTCGACTTCGCGTACGCCGTCCACACCGAGGTCGGCCACCGGACCATAGGGGCACGCGTCAACGGGCGGCTCGTCCCGCTCGAATCGACGCTCGACAACGGCGACCTGGTCGAGGTCTTCACCTCCAAGGCGGCCGGCGCCGGACCCTCCCGGGACTGGCTCGGCTTCGTCAAGTCACCGCGCGCCCGCAACAAGATCCGCGCCTGGTTCTCCAAGGAGCGCCGCGACGAGGCCATCGAGCAGGGCAAGGACGCCATCGCGCGCGCCATGCGCAAGCAGAACCTGCCGATCCAGCGCATCCTGACCGGCGACTCCCTGGTGACCCTCGCCCACGAGATGCGCTACCCGGACATCTCCTCGCTGTACGCCGCGATCGGCGAGGGCCACGTCGCCGCCGCCGGCGTCGTACAGAAGCTGGTGCAGGCACTCGGCGGCCACGACGAGGCCAACGAGGACCTCGCCGAGTCCACCCCGCCCTCGCACGGCGGTCGCGGCAAGCGCCGCGCCAACGCGGATCCCGGCGTCGTCGTCAAGGGCGTCGAGGACGTCTGGGTCAAGCTGGCCCGCTGCTGTACGCCCGTCCCCGGTGATCCGATCATCGGCTTCGTCACCCGGGGCAGCGGCGTCTCCGTGCACCGCGCCGACTGCGTCAACGTGGACTCGCTCTCGCAGCAGCCCGAACGGATCCTGGAGGTCGAGTGGGCCCCCACGCAGTCCTCGGTCTTCCTGGTCGCCATCCAGGTCGAGGCTCTGGACCGCTCCCGGCTGCTCTCCGACGTCACCCGGATCCTCTCCGACCAGCACGTCAACATCCTCTCGGCGGCCGTCCAGACCTCCCGGGACCGGGTGGCCACCTCACGCTTCACCTTCGAGATGGGCGATCCCAAACACCTGGGACACGTCCTGAAGGCCGTACGCGGCGTGGAGGGCGTCTACGACGTCTACCGGGTCACCTCGGCCCGCAGGCCGTAG